The genomic DNA ACATCAGGACGTACTGCCAGCCGTTCTCGTACGGACCGAAGTCCCGGACTCGCGGGGTCGGTGTCGGCAGCCGTCCCTGGAGGTGGGTGAGGACGCGGCCCTCCGCGATGCCGTCCTGCGCCGCGGCTGCCGGGAACAGCTTGAGCACGTGCTCGTCGCCCACCGCGTAGACCGGTTGGGAGCCGTCCGGGAAGCGGGTCAGCGGCGCGTCGGCGAGGCCCAGGCGTGCGCACAGGTCGGCCGCACCGCGGCGCATCACCGTCTCGTCGGGGACGACCGCGCCCCACTCCTCGTCCGTTTCCACCGAGGGCAGCATGACCGGGACGGTAGGCCACCGCATGCCGGGGAGCAACGGAGATTCGCCGCTCCTCCTTCTGGACTGGATACCCCTGGGGGGTATATTCTCCCCGTCATGGACCACAGCACGCACCACTCCGCCCCCGCAGGCACCGGGCACGGTCACGGTCACACCCACAGGCACGGCACCACCTGGGCCACTGCCATGCAGGCGACGCTGCACTGCCTCACCGGGTGTGCCATCGGCGAGATCCTCGGCATGGTCATCGGCACCGCGCTGATGTGGGGCAATGTGCCGACCATGGTGCTGGCCATCGCCCTGGCCTTCGTCTTCGGCTACTCCCTCACGCTCTTCGCGGTGGTGCGCGCCGGGGTGTCCATGAAGGCCGCGATCAAGGTGGCGCTGGCCGCCGACACCGTCTCCATCGCCGTGATGGAACTGGTCGACAACGGGATCATCGCCCTCGTACCGGGCGCGATGGACGCGCACCTGTCGGACGGGCTGTTCTGGTACGCCCTGCTCGGCGGCTTCGCCGTGGCGTTCGTGATCACCACGCCGGTCAACAAGTGGATGATCGGCCGCGGCAAGGGCCACGCCGTCGTCCACGCCTACCACTGACCGCGCGCATCACCGACCGCGCGCATCACCGACCGGGCCGCGGCCCAGGTCAGCCCAGGCCGGCGAGCAGTTCCTCGCACGCCTGCTCGCAGCTCCGGCACGCCTCGGCGCAGACCCGGCAGTGCTCGTGCATGTCGGCGTGCCGGGCGCACTCGTCGCCGCACGCCGCGCAGACGGTCGCGCAGGCCTGGAGCACGGCCCGGGTGACGTTGGCGTCGTAGCCCGTGTGCCGGGACAGGACCGCGGCCGTGGTGGTGCAGACGTCGGCGCAGTCCATGTCGGTGCGGATGCACTTGGTCAGATCGGCGACGGTGGGCTCCGACAGACAGGCGTCGGCGCACGCGGTGCACGCCTGGGCGCACCTGAGGCACTCCTCGATGCACCTGGCCATGGCCTCCCGGTCCACGCCGCCGAGGTCGGCCGGGTAGGTACGGAGCAGGTCGTTGACGGTGGTGGGCATGGTGGCCGCTTCCCTTCCGTTCACGCGTACGTGTGGGTGCCTGCCGGGTTTCACCGTGCGGCGCACCGCAAACCGAGCACCGCCGCCCCCCTCAGCCCCGTACCCCTGAGGGGTACTTCTGCCCCCGGGTGCGGGCCAGTGCGCGGCCTCCGAGGACGGCGGCGACGAGGCCCACGAGCAGGGCCACGTAGGCGCCGCCGAGGCCGTTGCCCGTGCCGAGGCCCCCGTCCGCGGTGACCGCCACCAGGCCGCCGAGGGCCAGGGAGAACAGCCCGGCGGTCAGCGCCGTCACCGCTCCCAGCCGGCCGGTGCCGGTGCCGAGGCGGCCGGTGGGGCGGGCCAGCGCCAGCCATCCGGCGGCCACGCCGCACAGGGCGAGTACCGCTGCCGTCGAGGCCCCCAGCCGGCCGGCGCTCATGTCGTAGGCGTCGGCGGCGAGTGTCCAGGCCGCGGGTGTGAGCATGTCCGTCTCCCTCTCTCCCGTTTCGCGTCTTCTCGTGCGCCGCGCTCCCGATGCGGTGTGCGCGTCACGCCCGCACTGCAAGTGAGGGTGCCTGCCGGGACCGTCGCGGGTCGTCCCGCCGCGGCAGGCACTTCGCGCTGCCGCCGACGGCGTACGGGCCTGCCGCGGACGCGGCAGAGAGCCGCCCGCCTACCGCGGTCGCGGTAGTGGCGGCTCGTGCGCGCGCGGGACTCGCCTCGCACGGCGGGTGGCTAGGGTGCGCGCATGGGCAAACGACGGTTCGGTGTCCCGGTCCCGGTCCCGGTCCCGGTCCGGGCGCGGGCGCGGGTGCCGGTCCCCGTGCGGGTGCCGGTCCCCGTGCGGGTGCCGGTCCCCGTGCGGGTGCGGGTGCCGGTCCCGGTG from Streptomyces sp. CB09001 includes the following:
- a CDS encoding DUF4396 domain-containing protein; the encoded protein is MDHSTHHSAPAGTGHGHGHTHRHGTTWATAMQATLHCLTGCAIGEILGMVIGTALMWGNVPTMVLAIALAFVFGYSLTLFAVVRAGVSMKAAIKVALAADTVSIAVMELVDNGIIALVPGAMDAHLSDGLFWYALLGGFAVAFVITTPVNKWMIGRGKGHAVVHAYH
- a CDS encoding four-helix bundle copper-binding protein, with amino-acid sequence MPTTVNDLLRTYPADLGGVDREAMARCIEECLRCAQACTACADACLSEPTVADLTKCIRTDMDCADVCTTTAAVLSRHTGYDANVTRAVLQACATVCAACGDECARHADMHEHCRVCAEACRSCEQACEELLAGLG
- a CDS encoding DUF6223 family protein, giving the protein MLTPAAWTLAADAYDMSAGRLGASTAAVLALCGVAAGWLALARPTGRLGTGTGRLGAVTALTAGLFSLALGGLVAVTADGGLGTGNGLGGAYVALLVGLVAAVLGGRALARTRGQKYPSGVRG